Genomic segment of Coffea arabica cultivar ET-39 chromosome 1e, Coffea Arabica ET-39 HiFi, whole genome shotgun sequence:
TATCAAATCAATCACACGCCAAGACACCAACAAATCCACGCGCCAACACCTTTTGGACTCAACCGCCGGAGCACCAAAACAAGAAGACAAGGTTCAAAACCAACAACGTTATCCCAACGTCCTCACTACACACAAACAGTTGAAGTCCGTATTTCGGAAACGTTACCCAGGCATGCTGCTGTCTTCTGCCTTCAAGCTCCAAACGCCTTCTAAGTTCTGACTCTCAGATTTACTAAATTCACTCATTGAACTATTAATTTAGGCACAAGGCGGCGGTGCAAGTGGTGGTGGTAGCCAACATGGGTCGACTGAGGAGTTCGCCGGTGAACAAGCTGTTTGCATGGGTGAGGAGACAGTCGATGAAGGTCAAGATTTTCTTGGCTGTAACTTCGGTGATATGTCCACTAGTGGCGCTGAAATTGCTGATCAAAGATCACAACCACTTTTTCATAGCTTCTGAGGCTGTTCATTTCCTGGGCATCATGGTCTTGATTTATAAGCTCACCACCCAAAAGACTTGCTCTGGTGAAATAAAATCTACTACTATTACTTACCTAAAATTTCACCCATATGTTGTTCCATTAAATTCCAGTGCTGGATTTAATGTTATTCAATTGGCAATTTAGTAACTTTGTTTTGCTCTTGCTTTTATGTCGCTTTCAATTGCAAAACTCAGTACTTATGCATGATCggaattcttttttctttctgttttgacACTCCAGTGGCCACTTATGCTGATCAAGGCCTCACTCTCTCCTCTTTTTCTCGTTTGGCTCATCTTATTCTTGTCATCGAATTTGAAGTGTATACTATTTCCTCTTCTTCGTCTGATGAAAAAGGAATGATTTTTTAAAATCGTGGACAACTGCTTCTGTTGCCTCTGTTAAAAGATTTCAGTAGCCAAGTTCTCGCATTGACTGTAGTTATTTGGAGTAACATCATATGTGTTGACACATATTTTCACTAACCcgtaatcatgaaatcaagatcaacattttgGGTTTACAAGAATTGTTTGGCATGTTGACTTGATCCAAAATTGGTATTTCCTTGGAGCCCTGTGGAGCCAGTGAAAAGTAAAagttaattttctcaaataattTCATACTTGGCTGCTGAATACCGAGGAAATTACAATTTGCTTGGAAGTTTTGCTGTTTACTATCGCTCACAATTAAcatatacatgccaaaaatGTAATTGTTCTCGATTGGAATTTTCTGTAACTTGGTTCGTCTCTGAAATTGAACACAAGCTTGTAGTCGGATAATCAAATTATTACAGCTGCTTCCTGTTacagtagaatctaataatgaTTCTGATCCAGGTTTATCACTGGTCTTACCAAGATTGCTTTGCTTTCCCAATGTTGCTTGTAGGCCTTTCCTTGAAGTCTCAGGAGCTCACGGCTATATTTTTGGCCGTAAGATTATGCTGTAGCTTCTTCATGGAGGGAGATATCCATACTGTACTTGATTTTGCCACCCTTGTATCAACTTTATGGGTTATTTACATGATAAGATTTAAACTGAAATCCACCTACATAGCAGAGCTGGACAATATGCCCATCTATTATCTGGTAACCTCTTTGCTCCCAGATAGCTGCCATCTTATGCTAGCTTTTTGAGGCACATTTCAGTTCCTCGTGTTGATTTCATGCATTAATGCAAGAGTAGTTTAATTGTGGAGTGCGTGGAATGGTAGGGGAAATCTGCCCTAATTTGCTCGAGTTTTGCTATGCAGTAGTTCAATCTGTGGAGCATTTCAGTAACATAAAATTCATCCCAGTTtaaatacattaaaaaaataaaatgaacattCATCTCATGCTTATGGTGTATGTATTTTAGTAGAAATGTTTTGCTATGTCGCCCTGTGATTTTGTTGGCAGGTGGTGCCATGCGCAATTCTAGCTGTAATTAGCCATCCGTATACCTATCACGCACTCATCTACAGAATACTTTGGGCCTTTTGTGTTTATTTGGAATCCGTGGCAGTGTTGCCCCAACTTCGGATGATGCAGAATGCCAAGGTTTTTCGCCATTTCTTGTTAAGTTTGCTTTTTTCAAACTGATGCATGTCTTGCAAGAATCTATTCGTTTTCTCACATGTATTTCAGATGATTGAACCATTTACGGCCCATTATGTATTTGCTCTGGGTGTTGCAAGATTCTTGAGCTGCGCTAACTGGATCATCCAGGTTAGTATGAGagcccatatatatatatatatatatattttccagCAACGAgataacatttgtataacctaatCATACATTGAGAAGCATAATTCAATATTTATAAGGGCAACTGATTGATATTTTACGAGGTATTCTGCTTGTATACTCTTTAGTGGGACTTGGGAGGTGCAAATTTGTAACTAGAATCTCTGAGCCACTAGTCCAAAACTGGGAGGTGATATTTACAATTTTGCGATAACTTTTGTTAATCGCTATCACTAAGACTTGCTAAATTCCTATTCATTACTTAAACACTCGTGAACACTGAATGAAATGCACCGAGTATCTTAGAATTTTTTGGGTTTATAGGAACTATGAATGAGATGGTTTTGCATGGGGAAACCATCAAAATAGGTTGACCTGACCCTTATTTGAGGAGGCAATTTTGGTTTTCATAGTGTATTTCTTGGAGAAGACATGAGACGTAATAGAATGCCCCCAGCATACATAAGTCTTGTAAATTTGTAGATGTTGAATAGCTAGCATTCTTCCCTGGAAATATAGTCCCTAATCCATTTAAATACATTTGCAGGTTTATGATACTTCTGGAAAGTATCTGTTTGTGCTTGGAGGAGGGTATTTGTGGGTTGCAATGGTTCTTCTATCTGAAATTGTCCAGACGTTCATCTTGGCTGACTTCTGTTATTATTACGTCAAGAGGTGATATGCTTAAGCACTTCATTTCAACTTCTTCCTCGTAGTTTGTCATTAACTGGTTCACAAGTAGCTTACCAGTCTTAAgtctattttcttcttttgcagCGTGATCATGAATGGCCAGCTTCTAGTCACCATGCCTCTGCCTGTATAATAATAGTACCAcactgatatatatatatatcttttttttttttggggtgatcATGGTAGGCTTGGACAGAACATTTTACCATGCTTTTTATTGGGTTAATtgacttattttttttttaaaaaaaaaaatcatattctTGCGATTTTCTGTGGGTCTGGATCAATttgggcttgggtcatggtcCATGCTGCCGTTTATGCTGCCGTAAACGAAGAAGGAACGTGATTTATAATTGCATGTCCAATATCTCAATCCAACAATTATTCCTAAAATTTTGTATTCGAGATTCATTAATAATGGGGCGAGCTACAACTAAAGACCCTTTCCCTTCTCTGGGGACTGGATTCCGTATCCACCTAATAACCCTACAATCCACGCCAATGGCATCAAAATTCTTAAACAATGGGTTGTCTTGACCAAGAAAGGAGGGTACTAGTGTATTTAGCATATGTACTTATTATATGATTAGCAGTTTTACCGAAAAAGCTGTCCTATATCATATGATTGgctatttttgttaaaaaaaaaaaaaaaaatgcagcgcTTGCATTATTTGACCAAgacaagagaaacaaatcatatatatatatatatatatagagtaaatcttatatacattgacagtgtatCTACTATCATCTTCAGATACATGACATAtgtgtaaaaattaaattttatatagttGTTATTGATCAAAtgttgacagtgtatacactgttagtatagaaaagattaatccatatatatatatatatcattctACGACTAATGGCATGGATAGTTGTGGTTTAGGGGTGTCACTGAGTATTAACTACGCGGTACAATAAAAACAGTAACACAATTAATATAGATATTAATAAAACAGTAACacaattaatataaatattaataaaacaAATGTAGATactaatataaaaaaaagaaaaatgtaataaattttttgggCACATTGAAATTAATAATGTCTTTTCCTCCGTTCAATTCCAAAACATCCCATCTCCTACCTTCAACCGTACCTGAATGAATTCCTATGACCAGGGAGGGAGGATCTCAATTCGATAGTTATGAGGATTAAAGGTACGGATAGTGAATCAAATACTACTTTACCTTGTTTtgattgcaaattttttttttaaaaaatttttaatcactttttcactcactataaaaacttcaaaaaaaaaaaaaaaaagcgataGAGAGGGAGGGTGCCTACCTGGTACTTAAGATTAAAGTGCAAGGACATTTGGCCCACATGCACCAGCCTATCGTCACGTCAACCCGCTTTAATggacttttcttttgcttttttgaAACCAGGCTCTCATCTTTCCAGACCTACCTGGCACTGGCAGCGACACTTTTAATCCATCGTAACTCAAATCAGCA
This window contains:
- the LOC113713515 gene encoding uncharacterized protein; protein product: MGRLRSSPVNKLFAWVRRQSMKVKIFLAVTSVICPLVALKLLIKDHNHFFIASEAVHFLGIMVLIYKLTTQKTCSGLSLKSQELTAIFLAVRLCCSFFMEGDIHTVLDFATLVSTLWVIYMIRFKLKSTYIAELDNMPIYYLVVPCAILAVISHPYTYHALIYRILWAFCVYLESVAVLPQLRMMQNAKMIEPFTAHYVFALGVARFLSCANWIIQVYDTSGKYLFVLGGGYLWVAMVLLSEIVQTFILADFCYYYVKSVIMNGQLLVTMPLPV